One window of the Vigna radiata var. radiata cultivar VC1973A chromosome 1, Vradiata_ver6, whole genome shotgun sequence genome contains the following:
- the LOC106761405 gene encoding uncharacterized protein LOC106761405: MRALMPDRPPPQVEKFDGTTNPDHHLWNFIDSMTFYTQSDPVKCRAFSLSLRGEALEWYYTFPPKSVDSFRTLMGMFKKQYSTNRYEEVTAAELVNLRQGKDETLRAFMHRYNHAARRIKGVSPKFIIRSLPNCIKAGFVSKSLYAELPSTLEELQQKMAKFIKMEDQRIFRKQQHEEHPMNGNKKEGKRRVENARDQKPLANLNHRYDRYAYLTVPREKVLEKALQSNLIFQRRKFPPKNVDTTQVCQFHNSGGHTTESCQTLKVELEKLIRAGHLWEFVKEESARAGHSPKKTRRSPERTKGKGGHSRDRSRSPSRNRSRSRPRERDLTVKGRIDTISGCFAGGGASSSARKRHLRSLHSVHSMVRNPVSMPDITFTDKDFHAPDPDQDDPMVITARIAQYDVGKVLVDQGSSVNILYWTTFRRMEIAEDVIDPFNEQIVGFARERVDTRGYLDLRTRLGSDDDGKEL; encoded by the coding sequence ATGCGGGCCCTTATGCCCGACCGGCCTCCGCCTCAGGTTGAAAAATTTGATGGCACGACGAATCCAGATCATCATTTGTGGAACTTCATTGACTCCATGACTTTTTACACTCAAAGTGACCCGGTAAAATGTCGAGCGTTCTCCCTGTCATTGAGGGGTGAAGCCCTAGAGTGGTATTACACCTTTCCACCCAAATCGGTGGATAGTTTCCGCACGCTGATGGGCATGTTCAAAAAGCAATACTCCACTAACCGATACGAGGAGGTTACTGCGGCCGAGTTAGTCAATCTCAGACAGGGGAAAGACGAAACTCTCAGAGCCTTCATGCATCGATACAATCACGCCGCTCGGAGGATAAAAGGTGTCAGTCCTAAATTCATCATTAGAAGTCTGCCCAATTGCATAAAAGCGGGATTCGTCTCAAAAAGCTTATACGCCGAGTTACCCAGTACATTGGAGGAGTTGCAGCAAAAAATGGCTAAATTTATTAAGATGGAAGACCAGAGGATCTTTCGAAAACAACAACACGAGGAGCACCCGATGAATGGTAACAAGAAGGAGGGGAAGCGTCGGGTTGAGAACGCCCGGGATCAGAAACCCCTGGCGAATCTAAACCATAGGTACGATCGCTATGCGTACCTCACTGTCCCTAGAGAAAAGGTGTTGGAAAAGGCTTTGCAGTCCAACCTGatctttcaaagaagaaaatttccacCTAAGAACGTGGATACGACGCAGGTATGCCAATTCCATAATTCAGGGGGACATACCACTGAAAGCTGCCAAACTCTCAAAGTTGAATTGGAGAAGTTGATCCGTGCCGGACACCTCTGGGAATTCGTGAAAGAAGAATCTGCCCGTGCAGGACACTCCCCCAAAAAGACACGAAGAAGCCCGGAACGTACAAAGGGGAAGGGTGGCCACTCACGCGACCGTTCTCGTAGTCCTTCAAGAAACAGATCTCGTAGTCGGCCTAGAGAGCGGGATCTCACAGTAAAAGGTAGGATCGATACTATTTCGGGCTGCTTTGCTGGAGGAGGTGCTTCATCCTCAGCTCGAAAGAGACATTTGAGAAGTCTGCACAGCGTTCACTCGATGGTACGCAATCCAGTGTCAATGCCTGATATAACCTTCACGGACAAGGATTTCCATGCACCAGATCCTGACCAAGACGATCCTATGGTCATCACAGCCCGCATTGCACAATACGATGTGGGCAAGGTCCTTGTAGACCAAGGCAGTTCGGTCAATATTCTATATTGGACAACATTCCGAAGAATGGAAATTGCAGAAGACGTAATTGATCCGTTTAACGAACAAATTGTTGGCTTCGCTAGAGAAAGAGTAGACACCCGGGGGTATCTCGACTTACGAACCCGCCTGGGGTCGGACGATGATGGTAAGGAACTTTGA